The Pseudosulfitobacter pseudonitzschiae genome includes a region encoding these proteins:
- a CDS encoding lysophospholipid acyltransferase family protein yields MTTTWDDGNVPKPRRLGAGDWVRVALRGLTVGALVFGGLIVLLLVRLVERPLCGLRRPVTPFITVGVCKGALRLIGLPLSVTGVPMRGQGAVVANHSSWLDIFVLNASKRIYFVSKSEVASWPGIGWLARSTGTVFVVRDPKRASEQTQVFQDRLLAGHKLLFFPEGTSTDGLRVLPFKPTLFQAFFAPELRDMLQVQPVTVIYHAPRGADARFYGWWGDMVFGTHLLGTLAARRQGRVEVIYHPPLNVADFTNRKTLAAAAEAAVRGAHVLAAGN; encoded by the coding sequence ATGACCACCACATGGGACGATGGTAACGTGCCAAAGCCGCGCCGTCTGGGCGCGGGCGATTGGGTGCGGGTAGCCCTGCGCGGCCTGACCGTCGGCGCGCTGGTCTTTGGCGGGTTGATTGTGCTGTTGTTGGTGCGTCTGGTCGAACGTCCGCTGTGCGGGCTGCGCCGTCCGGTCACACCTTTTATCACCGTAGGCGTGTGCAAGGGTGCGTTGCGATTGATTGGATTGCCATTGAGCGTGACAGGCGTGCCAATGCGTGGGCAGGGGGCTGTGGTGGCCAACCATTCGTCATGGCTGGATATTTTTGTGCTGAATGCCTCGAAACGGATCTATTTCGTGTCCAAGTCCGAGGTTGCAAGCTGGCCCGGCATCGGCTGGCTGGCGCGGTCGACGGGCACTGTGTTTGTCGTGCGCGATCCGAAACGTGCATCCGAGCAGACGCAGGTGTTTCAGGACCGGCTTCTGGCGGGTCACAAGCTGTTGTTTTTCCCCGAAGGCACCAGCACCGACGGGCTGCGGGTGTTGCCGTTCAAGCCGACGCTGTTTCAGGCGTTCTTTGCACCCGAGCTGCGTGATATGTTGCAGGTTCAACCTGTTACTGTGATCTATCATGCGCCCCGTGGCGCCGATGCGCGGTTTTACGGCTGGTGGGGCGACATGGTGTTTGGAACGCACCTGCTGGGCACGCTGGCTGCACGCCGTCAGGGACGGGTCGAGGTGATCTATCATCCGCCCCTGAATGTCGCGGATTTCACCAACCGCAAGACACTGGCCGCTGCCGCCGAAGCCGCCGTGCGCGGCGCGCATGTGCTGGCGGCGGGCAACTGA